The Clostridium sp. DL-VIII DNA window CAAAAGATTTTATTTAAGAACATTCCTTTGATTGGTTTAATATTTGTAATAATTCTATTATTCCAGAAAGGGATGTTTTCGTTTTAAAAAAATATAAGGAGGAATAATTTATGAATATACCTGAATTAAAAAATGTAGCTAAAAATGTAAGAATAAACATTATAGAAGCTGTAGCAGCTGCAAAGTCAGGACATCCAGGAGGATCTTTATCAGTTACAGATATATTAACAGTATTGTATTTCGATAAGATGAATATTGATCCTAAAAATCCAAAATGGGAAGATAGAGATAGATTGGTACTATCAAAAGGTCATGTAGCTCCAGCGCTTTATGCTACGTTAGCTGAAAGAGGATATTTTCCAAAAGAAGAATTAGTTAAATTAAGAAAGATTGGCGCTATGTTACAAGGTCATCCAGATATGAAATCAACACCGGGTATTGATATGTCAACTGGTTCACTAGGGCAAGGTTTATCAGCCGCAAATGGAATGGCGCTATCTGCAAAACTTGATAATAAAGATCACAATATATATGTAATTCTTGGAGATGGAGAAGTTCAAGAAGGTCAAATTTGGGAAGCGGCAATGAGTTCTGCACATTATAAATTAGATAATATAATAGCAATATTAGATTTTAACGGTCTACAAATAGATGGCCCAAATAAAGAAGTTATGAATATAAATCCGATTGATGAGAAATTTGCAGCATTTGGATGGCATGTAATTAAAATAGATGGACATGACTTAGAAGCAATAGGAAGTGCTATAGATGAAGCTAAGGCTATTAAGGGTAAACCTACAGTTATAATTGCAAAAACTGTAAAGGGTAAAGGAGTATCATTTATGGAAAATCAAGCAGGCTGGCATGGAACAGCTCCAAATGAAGAGCAAAGAAAAGCAGCTATAGAAGAATTAGGAAGGGGAGAAGCATAATGGGAGCAGCAACTAGAGAAGCATACGGTAAAACGTTAGTAGAATTAAGTAAAAACGAAAAAGTAGTAGTTTTAGATGCAGATTTAGCGCAGGCTACAAAGACAATAGAATTTAAAAAAGTCTGCCCAGAAAGATTTTTTGATATGGGTATAGCGGAACAGGACATGATAGCAACAGCAGCGGGATTTGCAGCAAGTGGTAAGATTCCATTTGCAAGTTCTTTTGCTATATTTGCAGCAGGCAGGGCTTTTGAACAAATTAGAAATTCTGTATGTTATCCAAAATTAAATGTGAAAATAGCAGCAACACATGCTGGAGTAACAGTAGGAGAAGACGGAGGTACTCATCAGGCAGTTGAAGATATAGCATTAATGAGAAGTATACCTAATATGGTAGTATTGAATCCAGCAGATGATATAGAAGCAAAAGCAGCAATATATGCAGCAGCAGAATATTATGGACCAGTATATATAAGGCTAGGCAGAGCTGCTACACCAACAATTCATGACGAAAACTATAAGTTTGAAATTGGAAAAGGTGAAATTTTAAAAGAAGGTAAAGATGTTGCAATAATTGCAACTGGAATGATGGTTGCTAAGGTCCTGGAAGCAGCAGAAAAATTAAAAGACCAAGGTATAAATGCAACAGTTGTAAATATTGCAACTATAAAACCAATAGATAAAGATATTATTGTTAAAGTAGCAAAGGAAAATGGTAAAGTTGTAACTGTAGAAGAACATAGTGTAATTGGCGGATTAGGCTCAGCTGTTTGTGAAGTATTGTCACAAGAATTACCTACTAAAATTAAATTGATTGGTTTAAATGATGTATTTGGTCAGTCAGGAACCCCAAATGCATTATTAGAGCATTACGGTTTAACAACAGATAATATAGTTGAAACTGTAAAGTTGTTTTAGAAAAGTAGTATGAAAGATCCTATGCTTTTAACAATTATTAATCAGCTATTTTCATGCATAATTGAAATTTATAGTTATACTTTATAAACTAAATGCAGTAGGAGGTATCGTAATATGCTAGTAGATTATGAAAAATTACAAAATGGTTCAGACATAAGAGGAATAGCTATTGGTGGAGCAGGAAAGAAAGTTAATTTAGTTCCTCAGGTTGCAAAATTCATAGCTTATGGATTTGTAAGAATGCTAGAAAATAAAATAAATGCAAAAGCTGAAAATTTAAAGATTGCCGTTGGAATTGATTCAAGGCTTTCAGGTCCAGATTTAAAAGCTGCTGTAATTGAAGAATTAACAGATTTAGGATGCAGTGTATATGATTGCTCAATGGCAACAACACCAGCAATGTTTATGACTACAGTTTTAGAGAATTATAAATGTGATGGATCTATTATGATTACAGCAAGTCATCTGCCTTACTACTATAATGGATTAAAGTTCTTTACAAAAGAAGGTGGATGTGAGAAGGAAGATATACAAAATATTCTTTCAATAGCTTCTAAAGAAGAAAGTTATAATAGTGCAAATTTAGGCGAAGTTTCAAAAGTGGATCTCATTGATGAATATTCAAAGATATTAGCAGGAATGATTAGGCGTGGTGCTGATGCTAAAGTAAATTATGATAAACCATTAGCAGGATTTAAAATTGTTGTTGATGCTGGCAATGGTGCAGGTGGTTTTTTTGCATATAAAGTGTTAAAAACTTTAGGAGCAGATATAACTGGAAGTCAATTTACTGATCCTGATGGAACCTTTCCAAATCATATTCCAAACCCAGAAAATAAAGAAGCAATGGAATCTATAAGAAATGCAGTATTAGAAAATAGGGCTGATTTAGGAATAATTTTTGATACAGATGTAGATAGGGCTGCAATCGTAGATTCACATGGAATGGAAATAAATAAAAATGCATTAATAGCATTAATTTCATCGATTGTTTTAGAGGAGCATCCCAATTCTATAATAGTAACTGATTCTATAACCTCAACTGGATTAGGTGAATTTATTAATAAATCAGGAGGAATCCATCACCGATTTAAAAGAGGGTATAGAAATGTTATAAATGAAGCAGTAAGGTTAAACAATGAAGGAAAAGAATCTGATTTAGCTATTGAAACATCAGGTCATGCGGCACTAAAAGAAAACTATTTCTTAGATGATGGGGCATATTTAATTGCTAAGATACTAATTAAAATGGCCAAGCTAAATGCAGAAGGTAAAAGAATCGAAAGTTTGATAAAAGACCTAAAAATGCCATGTGAGAGCACAGATTTTAGAATTGAAATTAGGAAAGAGAATTTTAGAGAATATGGATCGAGAATAATAGGTGATCTAGAAAGTTATGCGAATAGAACTGGCTTTAGTATAGTGCCTAATAATTATGAGGGCATTAGAGTTGCCTGCAATAAGGCTAATGGGGATGGATGGTTTTTATTAAGATTATCATTACATGAACCTGTTTTAGCCTTAAATATAGAGTCTGATACAAAAGGTGGAACTCAAATAATCATAGATAAATTACTTCCATTTTTAGAGAAATATGATCAATTAGAAATAAGCAGTATTAAATAACTAAGGGGTGAGTAATGTGATAGGAGATTAGTGGAAACTTTGATGGATAAAATTACTATTGATGAGTTTAATAACGTTAAAGAAAAAATAACAGTTCATTATAAGTTTTATAAATAATTAAGCATAAATACTGAAATTATAAAGAAGTGTTTTATAATGAGCTTACTTTCCATTGTAATAATGTTTCAGAACTTTCAGATATAGATAATTGGCAGTAACAAGAAAGGCAATACAAGACGGGAAAACTATTCTAGGGCAAAATATAGATTTTTTTACTGAAGCACCAATAGAATTATTAAAAATCCATCATGGTAATTGTCTTCAACAATTCATATTAAGTTTTTCAAAGTCCAGTGAATTCATATTTTCATCCGCTGGAATCGTAATGTGTGCAAATGCTACTATAGGCAAAAATTACTCATTTAATATTCCGGTAGGTTATTATCTGTCTAAAGTTGTGAGGGAGGAACGTGCTTATGATGCTATACAATAGTGCTTGGTCTTGGCTATTATCATATAGCGGATATGAACGGTCGTATGTTAGGTATTGAAAGTATTCATAATGATTTTGAACTTCTATATCCAGAAAGGGATATGATTTTACACTTAAATCATTATATTACAGAACGTTTTAAGGAAGTGGATACTGCACCATAATTACAGCTAGACAGCTACCAACGTTTAGATAGAATTTGTAATCTGATGAATCAGCATTACGGACACATGAATATTGGAATTATTAAGAAAATTTTGATGGATCATGATTAAAATCTATATGCCGTCATATTGATTTAAAAGTTACGATATCGTCAAAACTCTTGCATCATTTATTATAATACCTTAAGAAAAGACTATATATAACGGTCGGCAATCCATGTGAACATGAATATGTGCGATATAAGTTTTAGATAATGATAATTTGTTGAATTTTTTTCGAATAAGTTACAAGCTTATTTATTCTATTATCATGGAATTATGCATCAGAGCTGTAGATGATTTTGATAATAAAGGTGCAGCTAATAAAATAAGTTGAATTTTGAGAGATATAGTTTATTAAATTAAATCTATGCTCTTTATATTTTTAGGAATTTTGAAAATATAAGAATTACTATGTAATAATGTGATATTATATCTATATGTTAAACAACTCAAATATAAAACTAGAAAACAAAAAATAAAGGTAGATTAGGTAGAAGTACTTAATTTGCCTTTATTTTCTTCTAGAATAATAAAACAAAAAAGCTCTTTAACTATTATAGAATGTAATATTTCAAAAGATTTTATATTTTTTATATAATATTATATCGTAAGGAGATGATAAATATGAATAATAATGTAAATACAATATTAGAAAAAATAAAGGTAGTGCCAATAATACAATCTGGCAAGCGATCGATAGTGGTGTTATCTATCAGCAATGTAAATTTGCAAGTTGAAGACTTTGATGCAGCTGTTCAATATATATGGGAAAATGATTTAGTAAAAATATTAAAAGTAGAACGTGACCATCAATATATAACAAAGTTATATGCGGATGTTTCTAAATGATCTGCTGAAGTTTTAGAAATATGTTTTTTTAAAAGTATATTGGTGAAATTTATATAATTGAAATATAGGAAGGTGGTAGTATGAGTAGTAATGTATATATAATATTAGAAAAAATAAAAGAAACACCAACGACACGCTCTAGCAAAAAATCAATAGTATCACTATCTAATGATGATGTGGAAATCAGTGCTGAAGAATTTCATAGGGCTATTGAGTATATAAGAGAAAATGAATTAACTAAAATATTAAAAGTGGAATATCAATATGAATACATAGTGAAGATATATATATAAATATCACGAAATCGTATTTTAGAGCTCTCAAATGAACTGCTCCCTGTCAGGTTTTGTAGACATAAAGTTAAGCAATTCTAAAGAATATATTTTTTAGTTATAATAATTTCAATGTGTTTAAAAGTTTTCTTTTTGAATTTGTTCAGGTGACTCATAATGAGCATTTTGAATGAGTTCTCTCTTTATTGTTCTATAATACGGTATAGGTATTTACTTTTTTACTTTCATTATGAATAGCAGCATACATTTTTAATAATACTTGGAATCTTAAAGCTGTAAATTGAGATCCCTGGTCCGTATATAAAATTCTTTCGCATGCTCACATAAATGCATTCATTACAAGAATATCTTTCATTCTAATGTCCCAAAACTATCCAACAACTTTTCTTGAATATATATAAGTACTGCAAAGTATAAAGTACCTTTTCTGGTTGGAATATAGGTTTCCTAAAAGTTCAACTATTAGAATCTCTTGTCCTTCTGAGGGAGCCAAGATTATGGATTTTATATAAGAATAAATTACTAGAATCAGCTTGCTCTATTAAAAAACTTTATCTATTTTAGTTAGCACCAGTACAGACGCCTTTTTTACTCTAAAATGTTGAAAAGAAAAGTAAGTAATTGGGGATTATTAGTATAGTTTGCATAGTTAAACACTATAAATAGAGAATTCTCTGATTTTACTTTCATTATCTAGAATATAGTTATACATTAAAAAAGTAAACATTGATTTCACAACGCCAATACCTCCAAGTATTAAGCAATTCATACAATAATGAAAAAATTAATATAAATTATTTCACCCTTTAAGGTGAAATATCTTGGTCTGTAAAAAGGATATTAGAGTAATTATAATAAAACTAAAGTTGCTACTAAATATATGATTTTAAGGGAGGGGATATGTGTAAGCTAATTGTCATAGTTGTGAATAAAATATTTTATTCACAAAGCAAAGAGGCGTCATAAAGTAGTTAACTTTGATAATATTCTGAATTCTAAAAGAAAAAATAATACAGATATACTAAAGAACTTATAGGACTTATCATTGAAGAAACTTTTGGTAAATCAAATCTTTTTTTGCGTCATTGCCTTCTGCCTATTTCTGATAATGGTATACATTAGAAGATAATTTTTTATATTACCTATATTGAAAACGATATTATATTAATATGGTCAGCAATCTTTAATAATGTTTCAGAATTAATTGATTAAACATATTCTTTTATAAAAAATAAACTATATAATTGTTGGAATTTTTACAATAACTGAAATTGATTGCCTGTGGTAAATAAAATGGTTTTTAAAATTTATGTATTGTTTGGTACAAGTATTTTTCTATATAGTGACATAAAACAATAAAGCATAAAGATGGAGGAGATCAAGATGGAAGAATTAGAAATGGCAATTATGAATATTATAATAAATGCAGGAGATTGCAAGAATCATGCTTATATGGCTCTTAATTTAGTAAATGAAGGAAGATATGAAAATGCAGAAGAAGAAATTAAATTAGCAAATGATGCATTGTCTAAGGCACATGATGGACAAACGTTTTTTCTTCATAAAGAAGCAAATGGTGAAAAAATAGATATTTCAGTTTTATTTGTGCATGCACAAGATCATTTAATGACAGCTGTAACAGAAAAAAACTTAATTGAACAAATAATTGAACTAAGAAAAGTTGTAAACACGTTTTTGAACAAATAAGTATCTAGAAAAAATCAAATAATAATATATTAAATATAAAAAATGATTTGGGAGGAAAATTATATGATAAAAATTAGATTATTTTGTTCAGCAGGTATGTCAACAAGTCTTTTAGTTAGTAAAATGAAAGATGCAGCTAAAGCTAAAGGATTAGAAGTAGACATTGAAGCTTTTCCAGAAGCACAAATGGAGAGAAGTTTAGAAAATGTAAACGTTGTTCTATTAGGGCCACAAGTTGGATATACGATAGGGAAAGCAAAAAAAATATGTGAACCAAAAGGAATTCCAGTTGATGTAATACCAATGGTTGATTATGGAATGATGAATGGAGCAAAAGTATTAGATTTTGCAATAAAGTTAGCAGGAAATAAATGAAGATAAACCTAAGGAGTTAATAATGGTCATAAATTTTCATATGATTTGATTAGGATATTATTGGCTAGAGCAATATGGAAATATATAAATTTAAAGGGATAATTATAAATTCTATGGCAATGCAAAATGTACTAGCATAGTAAGTTTCTAGTTATTACATTAATTTATTTATAAGATGGATAGGAATATAGTTAATGTAAACGTTATTTAATTAGCGTTACAAGTTGGATACACGATAGGGAAAGCAAAAAAATATGTGAACCAAAAGTAATTTCAGTTGGTGCAATACTAATAGTTGATTATAAAATGATACAGGAAAAAATGAAGATAAATTTAAAGTGATAATTATAAATTTTATAGTAGCACAAAAATGTATTATAACATAATGAATTTCTAGTTATTACACTAAATATACATTAATTTATTTACAAGGAGGAATTATTATGTCATTAAGTAACACACTTAACGAGAAAGTATTACCAACGGTTATGAAATTCATTAATCTTAAGGGTATTCAAGCATTAAAAGATGGTATACTGTTTGCTCTACCATTAAATATTATAGGATCAATATTTCTATTAATAGCTTGTTTTCCATCAGTAACAGTAACTAATTTCTTTACTTCCACATTTGGAGCAGGTTGGACTGATCCATTATTTAAAGTTCAAAATGCAACAATGAATATTATGGCTATAGTTTCAGTTATTGGTATAGCTTATACCTATGCAAAAAATGAAGGACATGAACCTTTGGCAGCAGGTATAGTGGCATTAGTTGTTTTTATAATCACTACTCCAAACTGGGTTATATATACTGCAAAAGGTGCAGAACCAGTTCAAGTTGGAAGCGTACTTCCAATAGATTGGGCTGGCGGTAAAGGTATGGTTGCGGCTATCATAATCGGTATATCAGTAGGAGCTATTTATTCATGGTTTATAGCTAAAAATATTACAA harbors:
- a CDS encoding PTS lactose/cellobiose transporter subunit IIA, which produces MEELEMAIMNIIINAGDCKNHAYMALNLVNEGRYENAEEEIKLANDALSKAHDGQTFFLHKEANGEKIDISVLFVHAQDHLMTAVTEKNLIEQIIELRKVVNTFLNK
- a CDS encoding transketolase family protein, producing the protein MGAATREAYGKTLVELSKNEKVVVLDADLAQATKTIEFKKVCPERFFDMGIAEQDMIATAAGFAASGKIPFASSFAIFAAGRAFEQIRNSVCYPKLNVKIAATHAGVTVGEDGGTHQAVEDIALMRSIPNMVVLNPADDIEAKAAIYAAAEYYGPVYIRLGRAATPTIHDENYKFEIGKGEILKEGKDVAIIATGMMVAKVLEAAEKLKDQGINATVVNIATIKPIDKDIIVKVAKENGKVVTVEEHSVIGGLGSAVCEVLSQELPTKIKLIGLNDVFGQSGTPNALLEHYGLTTDNIVETVKLF
- a CDS encoding PTS sugar transporter subunit IIB, giving the protein MIKIRLFCSAGMSTSLLVSKMKDAAKAKGLEVDIEAFPEAQMERSLENVNVVLLGPQVGYTIGKAKKICEPKGIPVDVIPMVDYGMMNGAKVLDFAIKLAGNK
- a CDS encoding transketolase, with protein sequence MNIPELKNVAKNVRINIIEAVAAAKSGHPGGSLSVTDILTVLYFDKMNIDPKNPKWEDRDRLVLSKGHVAPALYATLAERGYFPKEELVKLRKIGAMLQGHPDMKSTPGIDMSTGSLGQGLSAANGMALSAKLDNKDHNIYVILGDGEVQEGQIWEAAMSSAHYKLDNIIAILDFNGLQIDGPNKEVMNINPIDEKFAAFGWHVIKIDGHDLEAIGSAIDEAKAIKGKPTVIIAKTVKGKGVSFMENQAGWHGTAPNEEQRKAAIEELGRGEA
- a CDS encoding phosphoglucomutase — translated: MLVDYEKLQNGSDIRGIAIGGAGKKVNLVPQVAKFIAYGFVRMLENKINAKAENLKIAVGIDSRLSGPDLKAAVIEELTDLGCSVYDCSMATTPAMFMTTVLENYKCDGSIMITASHLPYYYNGLKFFTKEGGCEKEDIQNILSIASKEESYNSANLGEVSKVDLIDEYSKILAGMIRRGADAKVNYDKPLAGFKIVVDAGNGAGGFFAYKVLKTLGADITGSQFTDPDGTFPNHIPNPENKEAMESIRNAVLENRADLGIIFDTDVDRAAIVDSHGMEINKNALIALISSIVLEEHPNSIIVTDSITSTGLGEFINKSGGIHHRFKRGYRNVINEAVRLNNEGKESDLAIETSGHAALKENYFLDDGAYLIAKILIKMAKLNAEGKRIESLIKDLKMPCESTDFRIEIRKENFREYGSRIIGDLESYANRTGFSIVPNNYEGIRVACNKANGDGWFLLRLSLHEPVLALNIESDTKGGTQIIIDKLLPFLEKYDQLEISSIK